A single window of Grus americana isolate bGruAme1 chromosome 6, bGruAme1.mat, whole genome shotgun sequence DNA harbors:
- the ARL4C gene encoding ADP-ribosylation factor-like protein 4C, which produces MGNISSNISAFQSLHIVMLGLDSAGKTTVLYRLKFNEFVNTVPTIGFNTEKIRLSNGTAKGISCHFWDVGGQEKLRPLWKSYSRCTDGIIYVVDSVDVDRLEEAKTELHKVTKFAENQGTPLLVIANKQDLPKSLPVAEIEKQLALHELTPSTTYHIQPACAIIGEGLTEGMDKLYEMILKRRKSLKQKKKR; this is translated from the coding sequence ATGGGGAACATCTCCTCCAACATCTCcgccttccagtccctgcacaTCGTCATGCTGGGCCTGGACTCGGCGGGGAAGACCACGGTGCTTTACCGGTTGAAGTTCAACGAGTTCGTTAACACCGTGCCCACCATCGGTTTTAACACGGAGAAAATCCGGTTGAGCAACGGGACGGCCAAAGGCATCAGCTGCCACTTTTGGGACGTGGGTGGTCAGGAGAAGCTGCGCCCGCTTTGGAAGTCCTACAGCCGTTGTACCGATGGCATCATCTACGTGGTGGACTCGGTGGACGTGGACCGGCTGGAAGAGGCCAAAACAGAGCTGCACAAGGTGACCAAGTTCGCCGAGAACCAGGGCACCCCGCTGCTGGTCATCGCCAACAAGCAGGACCTGCCCAAGTCCCTGCCGGTGGCCGAGATCGAGAAGCAGCTGGCCCTCCACGAGCTGACCCCTTCCACCACCTACCACATCCAGCCCGCCTGCGCCATCATCGGCGAGGGGCTGACGGAGGGCATGGACAAGCTCTACGAGATGATCCTGAAGCGGAGGAAGTCCCTCAAGCAGAAGAAGAAGCGGTAG